In a single window of the Acinetobacter sp. CS-2 genome:
- the argF gene encoding ornithine carbamoyltransferase, with amino-acid sequence MALRHFLTLRDLSTLELNQILQRGIELKRKQHNNEVFQPFVGKVMGMIFEKSSTRTRVSFEAGMSQFGGSAIFLSSRDSQLGRGEPVEDSARVISSMLDIVMIRTFGHDIVERFASYSKVPVINALTDDHHPCQLLADMQTYLEHRGSIEGKTVAWIGDGNNMCNSYIEAAHMWGFKLKIAAPKGYEPQEKFLTEFAHCVELVDSAEDAAVNADLIVTDVWASMGQEEEQKIREKAFADYQVNERLMDLAHPDCLFMHCLPAHRGEEISENMLDHKNAVVWDEAENRLHAQKALIEFLINENLKKD; translated from the coding sequence ATGGCTCTCCGTCACTTTCTAACTTTACGTGATTTATCGACTTTAGAACTTAACCAAATTTTGCAACGCGGGATCGAACTCAAGCGTAAGCAGCATAACAATGAAGTTTTCCAACCTTTCGTTGGTAAAGTCATGGGTATGATTTTTGAAAAATCGAGTACTCGTACACGTGTTTCGTTTGAAGCTGGCATGAGTCAATTCGGTGGTAGCGCAATCTTTCTTTCTTCACGTGACTCCCAACTTGGTCGCGGTGAGCCAGTTGAAGATTCGGCACGCGTAATATCAAGCATGCTGGATATCGTAATGATCCGTACTTTCGGCCATGATATCGTTGAGCGTTTTGCTTCTTACTCAAAAGTACCTGTAATCAATGCATTAACAGATGATCACCACCCTTGCCAACTATTGGCTGACATGCAAACTTACCTTGAACACCGTGGTTCAATTGAAGGTAAAACCGTTGCCTGGATTGGTGATGGCAACAACATGTGCAACTCTTATATTGAAGCTGCACACATGTGGGGCTTTAAATTAAAAATTGCTGCGCCTAAAGGCTATGAACCACAAGAAAAATTCCTGACTGAATTTGCCCACTGTGTAGAACTTGTCGATTCAGCTGAAGATGCTGCGGTAAATGCAGATCTGATTGTGACTGATGTCTGGGCAAGCATGGGACAGGAAGAAGAGCAAAAAATCCGTGAAAAAGCCTTTGCTGATTATCAGGTCAATGAACGCTTAATGGACCTTGCTCACCCAGATTGCTTATTCATGCACTGCTTGCCAGCTCACCGTGGCGAAGAAATCTCAGAAAACATGCTCGATCACAAAAATGCTGTGGTTTGGGATGAAGCTGAAAACCGCCTGCATGCACAAAAAGCACTGATTGAATTCTTAATTAATGAAAATTTAAAGAAAGATTAA
- the ilvA gene encoding threonine ammonia-lyase, biosynthetic, with translation MLSRLVRQILQATVYDVAIETPLEAAPRISEKLNNNIRFKREDLQPVFSFKLRGAYNRISQLPKSQLERGVITASAGNHAQGVALSGKKLGIRAIIVMPKTTPDIKVQAVKRLGGEVVLHGDSFDVANKYAIQRATEDGMTFIPPYDDELVMAGQGTIANEILRQWRDVEYVFVAVGGGGLIAGVAAYLGDVAPHVKVIPVEYDESACLKAAFEANERVILPSVGLFADGTAVAQIGEKPFDVIRLQKSDNSGPIVEPDVVLVNTDEICAAIKDTYDECRSIVEPSGAMALAGIKKYVAEHGLKNKNMVSIVCGANMNFDRLRYIAERTELGERKEAIFAVTIPEEKGSFLNFCRALQGRNITEFNYRASSSSAAQVFVGISLKGGEKERHDIYGTLTTQYDVDDLSDDEVAKLHIRYLVGGHADIENERLFRVEFPERPGALLTFLERLGPTHNITLFHYRNHGAAEGRVLVGLEASDAKQNPDGLIETLENITYPYAEITNNLGYQRFLK, from the coding sequence ATGCTGTCTCGTTTGGTTCGACAAATATTACAAGCAACGGTGTATGACGTTGCAATCGAAACTCCACTCGAAGCAGCGCCACGAATTAGTGAAAAGCTAAACAACAACATTCGCTTTAAACGCGAAGATTTACAACCTGTCTTTTCCTTTAAACTACGCGGTGCTTATAACCGTATTAGTCAATTACCGAAATCTCAGTTGGAACGTGGCGTTATTACGGCTTCAGCAGGTAACCATGCACAAGGTGTGGCCCTATCTGGTAAAAAACTGGGAATTCGCGCCATTATTGTCATGCCGAAAACCACGCCTGACATTAAAGTTCAGGCAGTAAAACGTTTGGGTGGAGAGGTCGTCTTGCATGGCGATTCTTTCGATGTTGCCAACAAATATGCCATTCAACGTGCTACCGAAGATGGTATGACCTTTATTCCGCCTTATGATGATGAACTGGTGATGGCCGGTCAAGGTACTATTGCCAATGAAATTTTACGTCAATGGCGTGATGTGGAATATGTATTTGTTGCTGTTGGCGGTGGCGGTTTAATTGCCGGTGTTGCCGCTTACCTTGGCGATGTTGCACCGCATGTCAAAGTCATTCCGGTGGAATATGATGAATCTGCATGTTTAAAAGCTGCTTTTGAAGCCAATGAACGTGTAATTCTACCCTCTGTAGGCTTATTTGCTGACGGTACTGCGGTTGCACAAATTGGTGAAAAACCGTTTGATGTGATTCGCCTGCAAAAATCAGACAACTCGGGTCCAATTGTTGAACCGGATGTTGTACTGGTCAATACCGATGAAATCTGTGCAGCAATTAAAGATACCTATGACGAATGTCGCAGCATTGTAGAACCTTCCGGTGCCATGGCACTTGCCGGAATCAAGAAATATGTGGCAGAACATGGTCTGAAAAATAAAAATATGGTGTCGATTGTTTGTGGTGCCAACATGAACTTCGACCGTCTGCGCTATATTGCCGAACGTACAGAGCTCGGTGAACGCAAAGAAGCCATTTTTGCAGTGACCATTCCAGAAGAGAAAGGTTCATTCCTGAATTTCTGCCGTGCCCTGCAAGGCCGTAATATTACGGAATTCAACTACCGTGCCAGCTCTTCTAGTGCTGCTCAAGTATTTGTCGGCATTAGCTTGAAAGGTGGCGAAAAAGAACGTCACGACATTTATGGCACCTTGACGACGCAATATGATGTTGATGATTTGTCTGATGATGAAGTGGCAAAACTGCATATCCGTTATCTGGTCGGTGGTCATGCAGATATTGAAAATGAGCGTCTGTTCCGTGTCGAGTTCCCGGAACGTCCAGGTGCATTACTGACTTTCCTGGAACGTCTGGGTCCAACGCACAACATTACCCTATTCCACTACCGCAACCACGGCGCAGCGGAAGGTCGTGTACTGGTTGGCTTAGAAGCAAGTGACGCGAAGCAGAATCCAGATGGTTTGATTGAAACATTGGAAAATATTACTTATCCATATGCAGAAATTACCAACAATTTGGGTTATCAACGATTCTTGAAATAA
- a CDS encoding DUF6776 family protein — protein sequence MPNSDSNTPSQLNFLSKKPFLKGNLPLAIGAAILVLGSGLLGYSVGHRQGLTVVGYEADAEQLVEVVQKQKASLEMLNKNLNLAVQERDVAVSNSNDLFAALNQTREDKSQAEGLSAIYREVLRQRGGLSLTIQNIGIKPLPENAYEYQLDLVQISPNRRGVSGTVELRLIQGTEVLVVPMEDKNFNFEDYERLTGRWTMPNGFTPQFIEVRLTGATSTPLIKRFSWGRGKPIESQSAFISEIPQAEANAQ from the coding sequence ATGCCGAATTCTGACTCAAATACTCCGTCACAACTGAATTTCCTCAGTAAAAAACCTTTTCTAAAGGGTAATTTACCGCTGGCAATTGGTGCGGCCATTCTTGTTCTGGGAAGTGGTTTACTGGGCTATTCAGTTGGACATCGGCAAGGTTTGACTGTGGTTGGCTATGAGGCGGATGCCGAACAGCTGGTCGAAGTAGTGCAAAAGCAAAAAGCCAGCTTGGAAATGCTGAATAAAAATTTGAATCTGGCAGTACAGGAGCGTGATGTTGCGGTCAGTAATTCAAATGATTTGTTTGCTGCTTTGAATCAGACACGTGAAGATAAAAGTCAGGCTGAAGGTTTGAGTGCAATTTACCGTGAAGTGTTGCGTCAGCGTGGTGGTTTAAGCCTGACCATACAAAATATCGGCATTAAACCCTTACCAGAAAATGCCTATGAATATCAACTTGATCTGGTTCAAATCAGTCCGAATAGACGGGGTGTTTCAGGAACTGTGGAGTTACGTTTAATTCAGGGTACTGAAGTTTTGGTGGTTCCTATGGAAGACAAAAACTTTAACTTTGAAGATTATGAACGTTTAACCGGACGCTGGACCATGCCTAACGGCTTTACACCACAATTCATTGAGGTGCGTTTAACCGGAGCAACAAGTACACCGTTAATTAAGCGTTTTAGTTGGGGACGTGGTAAACCTATAGAGAGTCAATCGGCATTTATTTCTGAAATTCCTCAAGCAGAAGCAAATGCACAATAA
- a CDS encoding YnfA family protein gives MDIQITKVLNTVFLFLVTAVMEILGCYFPYLILNQGKTQWFWIPAVLALAAFVWLLTLHPAASGRIYAAYGGIYIFTALMWLRFVDQVALSRWDLLGGIVVMIGAIIIILQPQGLIR, from the coding sequence ATGGATATTCAAATTACCAAAGTTTTAAACACGGTCTTTTTATTTCTTGTCACTGCTGTGATGGAAATTCTGGGGTGTTATTTTCCCTATCTTATTTTAAATCAGGGAAAAACTCAGTGGTTTTGGATTCCAGCGGTCCTGGCATTGGCTGCATTCGTCTGGTTACTCACTCTACATCCTGCTGCATCGGGACGAATTTACGCAGCCTATGGCGGAATTTATATTTTTACCGCACTGATGTGGTTAAGATTTGTTGATCAGGTGGCATTAAGTCGCTGGGATTTACTGGGCGGAATTGTAGTGATGATTGGGGCAATCATTATTATTTTACAACCACAAGGTTTGATACGTTAG
- the clpS gene encoding ATP-dependent Clp protease adapter ClpS gives MRMNKRHYCLNTIKNSFHQSGYVDWHISPRLSNDSQDDAEGTDGDVAVQTAPPELKRPPLYAVVLMNDDYTPMDFVIEILQQYFALNLDQATQVMLTVHYEGKGVAGVYPRDIAETKANQVNNYARSQGHPLLCQIEPKD, from the coding sequence ATGCGAATGAATAAGCGTCATTATTGTTTAAACACCATCAAAAATTCTTTTCATCAATCGGGATATGTCGACTGGCATATTAGTCCACGCTTAAGTAATGATTCGCAGGATGACGCTGAAGGGACTGACGGGGATGTTGCAGTACAAACGGCTCCCCCTGAATTAAAGCGTCCCCCCTTATATGCTGTTGTTTTGATGAATGACGATTACACCCCTATGGATTTTGTAATTGAAATTTTACAACAATACTTTGCTTTGAATCTTGACCAAGCGACCCAAGTAATGCTAACTGTACATTATGAAGGGAAAGGTGTTGCAGGCGTTTATCCACGAGACATTGCGGAAACGAAAGCGAACCAAGTCAATAATTATGCTCGGTCTCAAGGTCATCCATTACTTTGTCAGATTGAGCCAAAAGATTAA
- a CDS encoding M48 family metallopeptidase, with protein sequence MTLNDLPEIQIVRHARAKNLRLRVEPTQIRLTAPVLCSKRQIQNFIDQSEQWLIQTWQKQQEKIVQIDKTLPNELQLFNLDQPLQIIYQSQKHCFIFDDENLKLLISDRQPEQYLKAFVISYAKQHLPLYLGDVSQESNLSFGKCAIRQPKTRWGSCTSKHDIMLNSGLVLFPEKITRYVCVHELAHTKHFDHSPHFWAEVQKHDANYQQHRKILKTNPMPYWWCN encoded by the coding sequence ATGACCCTAAACGACCTACCTGAAATCCAGATTGTTCGTCATGCGCGAGCGAAGAATTTACGTTTACGTGTTGAGCCGACTCAGATTCGTTTAACTGCGCCGGTACTTTGCAGCAAACGACAAATTCAAAATTTTATAGATCAGTCTGAGCAATGGCTCATTCAAACTTGGCAGAAACAACAAGAAAAAATTGTTCAAATAGACAAAACTTTACCGAATGAATTACAGCTGTTTAATTTAGATCAGCCTTTACAGATTATTTATCAAAGCCAAAAGCATTGTTTTATTTTTGATGATGAAAATTTAAAACTTTTGATCAGTGATCGTCAGCCTGAACAATATTTAAAAGCGTTTGTAATCTCCTATGCAAAGCAGCATCTTCCGCTTTATTTGGGGGATGTGAGCCAAGAAAGTAATTTGAGTTTTGGTAAATGTGCGATTCGGCAGCCTAAAACACGATGGGGAAGTTGTACATCAAAGCATGACATTATGTTGAATAGCGGCTTGGTTCTATTTCCTGAAAAGATTACTCGTTATGTCTGTGTGCATGAATTAGCACATACCAAGCATTTTGATCATAGTCCGCATTTTTGGGCAGAAGTACAAAAACATGATGCCAATTATCAGCAGCATCGGAAAATTTTAAAAACTAATCCAATGCCGTATTGGTGGTGCAATTAA
- the rpiA gene encoding ribose-5-phosphate isomerase RpiA: protein MSLYATQDEKKQAAAKAALKHLPKGGILGVGTGSTVNFLIELLPELQLEAAVASSEATAQRLKKLGIEVVDMNSVGGLDAYVDGADEIDRHMHMIKGGGAALTREKIVASIAKKFVCIVDDSKWVEQLGREFPLPVEVIPMARSAVARKIVSLGGDPVYREGVVTDNGNVILDVHNLNILNALELEKTINNIPGVVCNGIFALNKADIAVVATDNGIEERTAV, encoded by the coding sequence ATGAGTCTGTATGCTACCCAAGATGAAAAGAAACAAGCTGCTGCAAAAGCTGCTTTAAAACACTTGCCTAAAGGCGGGATTTTGGGGGTAGGTACAGGAAGTACTGTGAACTTCCTCATTGAATTATTGCCAGAATTGCAATTGGAAGCTGCAGTTGCCAGTTCTGAAGCCACTGCGCAGCGTCTGAAAAAATTAGGCATAGAAGTGGTGGATATGAACAGTGTTGGTGGTTTGGATGCTTATGTCGATGGTGCAGATGAAATTGACCGTCATATGCACATGATCAAAGGGGGCGGTGCTGCACTGACTCGTGAAAAAATTGTCGCTTCAATTGCGAAAAAATTCGTTTGTATTGTCGATGATTCTAAATGGGTAGAACAATTGGGCCGTGAATTCCCGCTTCCAGTTGAAGTCATTCCAATGGCGCGTTCTGCGGTAGCCCGTAAAATTGTAAGCTTGGGTGGCGATCCGGTTTATCGTGAAGGTGTAGTGACAGATAATGGCAATGTGATTTTAGATGTACATAATTTGAATATCTTAAATGCGCTGGAACTTGAAAAAACCATTAACAACATTCCGGGTGTGGTGTGTAATGGTATTTTTGCTTTGAATAAAGCTGATATTGCTGTAGTTGCAACAGACAATGGTATTGAAGAGCGTACTGCAGTTTAA
- the clpA gene encoding ATP-dependent Clp protease ATP-binding subunit ClpA translates to MLSRQLEVSLRLAVSMARQKRHEFLTVEHLLLALLDNDSAVNALKACGADIIVLRKELEEYVEQHTPKLSEHSDQAPHPTESFDRILQRAIFHVQSSGGDRTVEGADILVAMYSERDSFAVYLLKRHQINRLTLTQYLSHGTRKEDVPAEEEVEELDGETSSSSNAGPLDLYTTNLNAEAQKGKTDPLIGREKEIERAAQILCRRRKNNPLLVGDPGVGKTSIAEGLAWLIVNGKAPKPLAHAEIYSLDIGALVAGTKYRGDFEKRLKQLLNALKKKPEAVLFIDEIHMIIGAGSSMGSTMDASNLIKPALSNGSLRCIGSTTFQEYRQVFEKDHALSRRFQKIDVNEPSISETIDILRGLKSKFEDFHHVKYDDKALVSAVELSAKFINDRFLPDKAIDVIDEAGAQRHLKAEQDDTLITVENIEDIISKIARIPPKTVSKDDKTVLSNLERDLKRVVFGQDEAIEALGSAIKLSRAGLKSPEKPVGSFVFAGPTGVGKTEVTKQLAKLLGVELVRFDMSEYMERHAVSRLIGAPPGYVGFDQGGLLTDAIHKNPHCVLLLDEIEKAHPDVFNLLLQIMDHGSLTDNNGRKSDFRNVILVLTTNIGAESISRASIGFREQDNSNDNQEAMKRAFSPEFRNRLDGVIQFKALPTTIIENVVDKFLTELQAQLDDKKVILEVDQSAREWMAENGYDRLMGARPMQRLIQEHLKKPLAEMILFGELAEHGGNVAVSVKKENGKAVGLKLEVFEDQTAEPA, encoded by the coding sequence ATGCTCAGTCGTCAATTAGAAGTATCATTACGTTTGGCTGTAAGCATGGCTCGTCAAAAGAGACATGAGTTTCTCACGGTTGAACATTTATTGTTGGCTTTACTTGATAATGACTCTGCAGTAAATGCATTAAAAGCATGTGGTGCAGACATTATCGTTCTTCGCAAGGAACTGGAAGAATATGTTGAGCAACACACCCCTAAATTAAGCGAACATAGTGATCAGGCACCACATCCGACGGAAAGCTTTGATCGTATTCTGCAACGTGCAATTTTCCATGTGCAATCAAGTGGTGGAGATCGAACTGTTGAAGGTGCAGACATTCTTGTTGCGATGTATTCTGAACGTGATTCTTTTGCGGTTTACTTGCTTAAACGTCATCAAATTAATCGTTTAACATTAACTCAATATTTATCGCATGGTACACGTAAAGAAGACGTACCTGCTGAAGAGGAAGTGGAAGAGCTGGATGGAGAAACATCGAGTTCTTCAAATGCCGGCCCACTCGATCTATATACCACTAACTTGAATGCAGAAGCACAAAAAGGTAAAACAGATCCTTTGATCGGGCGTGAAAAAGAAATTGAACGTGCAGCACAGATTTTATGTCGTCGCCGTAAAAATAATCCTTTGCTGGTTGGTGATCCGGGGGTTGGTAAAACCTCGATTGCAGAAGGACTGGCTTGGCTGATTGTTAATGGTAAAGCACCGAAGCCATTAGCCCATGCAGAAATATATAGTCTGGATATTGGAGCTCTGGTTGCAGGAACCAAGTACCGTGGTGACTTTGAAAAACGCTTGAAACAACTATTGAATGCGTTGAAAAAGAAACCGGAAGCTGTGCTGTTTATTGATGAAATTCACATGATTATTGGGGCTGGTTCAAGCATGGGCAGTACCATGGATGCATCAAACTTAATTAAACCGGCTTTATCGAATGGTTCGTTACGTTGTATCGGTTCAACCACGTTCCAAGAGTATCGCCAAGTTTTTGAAAAAGATCATGCCTTGTCACGTCGTTTTCAAAAAATTGATGTCAATGAGCCTTCAATTTCTGAAACCATTGATATTTTACGTGGCTTGAAATCGAAATTTGAAGATTTTCATCATGTCAAATATGATGATAAAGCACTGGTTTCAGCGGTAGAGCTATCAGCCAAGTTTATTAATGACCGTTTCTTGCCAGATAAAGCAATTGATGTAATTGATGAAGCAGGTGCTCAGCGCCATTTGAAAGCCGAGCAAGACGATACGTTAATCACGGTTGAAAATATTGAAGATATCATCTCCAAGATTGCCCGTATTCCACCGAAAACAGTATCGAAAGATGATAAAACGGTGCTTTCAAATCTGGAGCGTGATCTTAAACGTGTGGTCTTTGGTCAGGATGAAGCCATTGAAGCACTTGGTTCTGCAATTAAATTGTCGCGTGCGGGCTTGAAATCACCGGAGAAGCCTGTGGGTAGCTTTGTTTTTGCAGGCCCAACCGGGGTAGGTAAAACCGAAGTCACCAAACAGTTGGCAAAATTACTGGGTGTGGAACTGGTCCGTTTCGATATGTCGGAATACATGGAACGTCATGCAGTTTCACGTTTAATTGGTGCACCTCCGGGTTATGTGGGTTTTGATCAGGGCGGTTTGCTCACCGATGCTATTCATAAAAATCCACATTGCGTATTGTTGTTGGATGAAATTGAGAAAGCGCATCCTGATGTGTTTAATTTATTATTGCAGATTATGGATCATGGCTCGTTAACAGATAATAATGGTCGCAAGTCAGATTTCCGTAATGTGATTCTGGTTCTTACCACCAATATTGGTGCAGAAAGTATTTCACGTGCCAGCATTGGTTTTAGAGAACAAGATAATAGCAATGACAATCAGGAAGCAATGAAACGCGCATTCTCTCCAGAATTCCGTAACCGTCTGGATGGGGTGATTCAATTCAAGGCATTGCCAACCACAATTATTGAAAATGTCGTGGATAAATTCCTGACTGAACTTCAGGCGCAGCTGGATGATAAAAAAGTCATTCTTGAAGTGGATCAAAGTGCACGTGAATGGATGGCTGAAAATGGCTATGACCGTTTGATGGGTGCTCGTCCAATGCAGCGTCTGATTCAGGAACACCTGAAAAAACCGCTTGCCGAGATGATTCTCTTTGGTGAATTGGCAGAACATGGCGGCAATGTTGCAGTTTCAGTGAAGAAAGAGAATGGCAAAGCAGTCGGCCTTAAACTGGAAGTGTTTGAAGATCAGACTGCGGAACCTGCGTAA
- the argC gene encoding N-acetyl-gamma-glutamyl-phosphate reductase, translated as MIVITVGIVGGTGYTGVELLRLLLRHPNVQVNVLTSRTEKGRRVDDMFPSLRGHTDLEYSDLNIDELKKCDVVFFATPHGVAMKHAAELVAANTKVIDLAADFRLQDLEQFEKWYGLEHACPDILKDSVYGLSELNRDKIKQANVVGNPGCYPTTVQLGLAPLFKQTEALVKPESIIIDAKSGVSGAGRKASLGMIYSENADNFKAYGVAGHRHHPEIVEALENISGLKDVFNHILFVPHLVPMIRGMLSTMYVDLTDAGDATDLQSLYEQFYANEQFVDVMPANSSPETRSVRGANQLRIALYKPQPKKLVVLSVQDNLVKGAAGQAVQNMNLMFGFAENAGLAGIGLLP; from the coding sequence GTGATCGTGATTACTGTTGGTATTGTCGGTGGTACAGGTTATACAGGCGTTGAATTGTTGCGTCTTTTACTACGACACCCAAATGTACAGGTTAATGTACTGACATCACGTACCGAAAAAGGTCGCCGTGTCGATGACATGTTCCCAAGCTTGCGCGGTCATACCGATCTTGAATATTCAGATTTAAACATTGATGAACTGAAAAAATGCGATGTGGTTTTCTTTGCAACCCCTCATGGTGTAGCAATGAAACATGCAGCAGAACTTGTTGCAGCAAATACTAAAGTCATCGACTTGGCGGCGGATTTCCGTTTGCAAGACTTGGAACAATTTGAAAAATGGTATGGTCTTGAACATGCCTGCCCAGATATTTTAAAAGATTCAGTTTATGGTTTGTCAGAACTGAATCGTGACAAAATTAAACAAGCCAATGTAGTGGGTAACCCTGGGTGTTATCCAACTACAGTTCAGTTAGGCTTGGCACCATTATTTAAACAAACTGAAGCATTGGTGAAACCGGAAAGTATTATTATTGATGCAAAATCCGGCGTATCTGGTGCAGGGCGTAAAGCCAGCCTAGGTATGATTTATTCTGAAAATGCCGATAACTTTAAGGCTTATGGCGTGGCTGGTCACCGTCATCATCCTGAAATTGTGGAAGCACTGGAAAATATTTCCGGTCTTAAAGATGTATTTAATCACATTTTATTTGTACCGCATTTAGTTCCTATGATCCGCGGTATGCTGAGTACCATGTATGTGGACTTAACTGATGCAGGTGATGCTACCGATTTGCAAAGCTTGTATGAACAATTCTACGCCAATGAACAGTTTGTAGATGTAATGCCTGCCAACAGCTCACCTGAAACACGTTCGGTACGCGGTGCCAACCAGCTTCGAATTGCCTTGTATAAACCACAGCCTAAAAAACTGGTTGTGCTCTCTGTACAAGACAATTTGGTGAAAGGTGCGGCAGGACAGGCGGTACAAAATATGAACCTGATGTTTGGCTTTGCTGAGAATGCAGGTCTTGCAGGTATTGGCTTATTACCATAA
- a CDS encoding TetR/AcrR family transcriptional regulator, with the protein MHKIAHLAPLGKDIPPTKRGHERCVALLVSAIDLFLERGYDAVSLDDIVQHAGGSKASIYKYFGNKEGLFKAICDYRREQFFKDICIPFEHGKDDLRVYLIQTLINVKQHLMLPENVAFLRLIIEQTQRSPQLALYIHEQGPKHIQIAIANALTKADEIGIIHCKQPIYSAQLYFGIIRNIEWCVLMGVPIRENDQETINYITYCVDRFLEGHQPR; encoded by the coding sequence ATGCATAAAATCGCCCATTTAGCTCCTTTAGGTAAAGATATACCACCAACCAAGCGTGGTCATGAGCGATGTGTGGCATTATTAGTCAGTGCAATCGACCTGTTTTTAGAACGTGGTTACGATGCAGTATCACTGGATGATATTGTGCAACACGCAGGCGGATCTAAAGCTTCAATCTATAAATACTTTGGCAATAAAGAAGGCTTATTCAAAGCAATTTGTGATTATCGTCGGGAACAGTTTTTTAAAGATATCTGTATCCCTTTTGAACACGGTAAAGATGATCTTCGTGTCTATTTAATCCAAACCCTGATAAATGTTAAGCAACACTTGATGCTTCCAGAAAATGTAGCTTTCCTTCGTTTAATTATTGAACAGACACAGCGCAGCCCACAGCTTGCTCTTTACATTCACGAACAGGGTCCAAAGCATATTCAAATCGCCATAGCCAATGCGCTAACCAAAGCCGATGAAATCGGGATTATTCACTGTAAACAACCGATTTATTCTGCTCAACTATATTTTGGCATTATCCGCAATATTGAATGGTGCGTGCTCATGGGTGTACCAATTCGTGAAAATGATCAAGAAACCATCAATTACATTACTTATTGTGTAGATCGCTTTCTGGAAGGCCATCAACCCCGTTAG
- a CDS encoding potassium channel family protein, with protein sequence MAQFAVIGLGSFGATVATKLAMLNHDVIGIDSNKKYVETFSDQLTHAVIADATDEHVLKELNIQNCEAVVVAIGEDIEASILCVLHLKNMGIKKIWAKAKSQAHHMILTHLGVNKIIHPEEDMGNRVAQSLSYPMVSRYMGLEDNHFIVKIEIKKSQQGERFHQLMSHVPEIKTILHKRGKEVSYSIDPNLIMQEGDILVVEGEIEPLRKLSARFK encoded by the coding sequence ATGGCACAGTTTGCAGTGATTGGTTTGGGTAGTTTTGGTGCAACTGTCGCAACCAAATTAGCCATGTTAAACCATGATGTGATTGGTATAGACAGCAATAAAAAATATGTAGAAACCTTTTCTGATCAGCTGACTCATGCAGTCATTGCCGATGCCACAGATGAACATGTACTCAAAGAACTGAATATTCAAAACTGTGAAGCCGTGGTGGTGGCTATTGGCGAAGATATAGAAGCCAGCATCTTATGTGTTTTGCATCTAAAAAATATGGGTATTAAAAAAATTTGGGCTAAGGCCAAATCACAAGCCCATCACATGATTTTGACTCATCTTGGCGTGAATAAAATCATTCATCCTGAAGAAGATATGGGTAACCGGGTTGCCCAGTCATTAAGCTACCCGATGGTCAGTCGTTATATGGGTTTAGAAGACAATCATTTCATCGTTAAAATTGAAATTAAAAAGAGTCAGCAGGGCGAACGTTTTCACCAGCTTATGAGTCATGTTCCTGAAATTAAAACGATTCTGCACAAACGCGGCAAAGAGGTTTCATATAGCATTGATCCTAATTTAATTATGCAAGAAGGTGATATCTTAGTCGTGGAAGGTGAAATTGAACCCTTAAGAAAACTGTCTGCCCGGTTTAAATAA